The following are encoded in a window of Candidatus Cloacimonadota bacterium genomic DNA:
- a CDS encoding metal-dependent hydrolase gives MKLRFLSHSGFLITTKKGEKILIDPFLDNNPLAPIKSDELTVDYIIVTHGHGDHIGDSLKIAKKNQPLFICVNELANYVAAKGFKAHNMHIGGSHQFPFGRVKFTIAHHGSMTSDNYYAGEASGVVLTIEGKSIYHTGDTGLFYDMKLIGEMTPLDYMLLPIGDNFTMGIDDAVKAVELANPQVAIPMHYNTFPIIKADPEEFKRKVAALGKECLIMNPNDEIEI, from the coding sequence ATGAAACTAAGATTCTTGTCTCATTCAGGTTTTCTGATAACAACCAAAAAAGGTGAAAAGATACTGATCGATCCGTTTTTGGATAATAATCCACTTGCTCCGATAAAGTCCGATGAGTTAACAGTTGACTACATAATTGTCACTCATGGTCATGGTGACCATATCGGAGATTCTCTCAAAATAGCCAAAAAGAATCAACCACTCTTTATCTGTGTCAATGAGCTGGCAAATTATGTGGCAGCTAAAGGTTTTAAGGCACATAACATGCATATTGGCGGTAGCCATCAATTTCCTTTTGGCAGAGTAAAATTCACAATTGCTCATCATGGAAGTATGACTTCTGATAACTATTATGCCGGAGAGGCATCAGGTGTAGTGCTGACTATTGAAGGTAAAAGTATCTATCATACCGGAGATACGGGGCTATTTTACGATATGAAACTAATCGGAGAAATGACCCCTCTCGATTATATGCTACTCCCGATAGGAGATAACTTCACGATGGGTATCGATGATGCTGTTAAGGCAGTTGAGCTGGCAAATCCCCAAGTAGCTATCCCAATGCATTATAATACTTTCCCGATCATTAAAGCCGATCCGGAAGAATTCAAGAGGAAAGTCGCAGCTCTCGGAAAAGAATGCCTGATCATGAATCCGAACGATGAGATAGAAATATAG
- a CDS encoding T9SS type A sorting domain-containing protein, producing MKRFLLLVLVISAVSILLSMSVEEYLNRQVHIEKNHAANNVRLRVSNFGVFGAGNNYPRWPSLEYPPFSGTDYLYHSALWVGAKITRRDTEGNIYYWQNWPPDDENDVIAENSPDFNPGIHTIVVVDTLASVGYEGDYQYYELLPAYWSFEEYYIGDQYWEYYPYDIAVRSILGIPSLSDESFPYDPSGIYDFFMPLDEPGDFPGIETMTSFYYDYSPFTPWGEIRHSYRKYGNSVGQFMRYPLYLSIRQRSFAFAYHDLYDMIFFSYDIYNSSPIDTLYDVAAGFYVDSDVGPQDWDGEARAEDDVSGYYAGEGYEFAYTRDYDGDGGLSPHWIASKIFPQEDQNFACYAWERGDGPNDRRPRRIPPLAGLTTSNEKYWLLTGRNANQDKFDTLRPEDWIPGMEPHYEQTEPHDTRFLYSIYGDMQGYDEPTSFSLNLAPGESITLNGVIFLGDDLDDLKSKSLLAQAFYDSGYDMSIYEGIPFIPFIISAEVSGNNLLVQWVKDEGADTQYIYYKLSSEPDTAWEIIELDIEDDNYVIEELTFYETYDVKVVVVYDTEVLESVTWKVYFRPVSIDDDYLVSSEQNSHLIGNFPNPFNPDTKIVFYLEKPSDVKLQIFNIKGQLVTTLVNQRYESGFHTLVWDSKDYSQKEMPSGIYIYRLITTDLHDTKKMLLLK from the coding sequence ATGAAGAGATTCTTATTATTAGTCTTAGTGATCTCAGCTGTTTCCATTCTATTAAGTATGAGTGTCGAAGAGTATTTAAACCGGCAAGTTCATATCGAAAAAAATCATGCCGCCAATAATGTCAGATTGCGGGTGAGTAACTTTGGTGTCTTTGGTGCCGGTAATAATTATCCGAGATGGCCTTCGTTGGAATATCCACCTTTTAGCGGCACAGATTATCTTTATCATAGTGCTCTATGGGTTGGAGCTAAAATCACTCGTAGGGATACAGAAGGTAATATCTATTATTGGCAGAATTGGCCACCGGATGACGAAAATGATGTTATAGCTGAAAATTCGCCCGATTTTAATCCGGGCATTCATACCATAGTTGTTGTAGATACTCTAGCTTCTGTAGGTTATGAAGGGGACTATCAATATTATGAGCTATTACCCGCTTATTGGTCATTCGAAGAATATTATATTGGAGATCAATATTGGGAGTATTATCCTTATGATATCGCAGTTAGAAGTATTCTCGGCATTCCATCTTTATCAGACGAATCTTTCCCTTATGATCCTTCTGGTATCTACGACTTTTTTATGCCGTTGGATGAACCGGGAGATTTCCCTGGTATAGAAACAATGACATCCTTTTATTATGATTATAGCCCTTTTACACCTTGGGGAGAAATTCGTCATTCTTATAGAAAGTACGGCAATTCTGTTGGTCAGTTCATGCGTTATCCACTCTATCTTTCTATTCGCCAGAGAAGCTTTGCCTTTGCTTATCATGACCTTTACGATATGATCTTCTTTTCTTATGATATCTATAATAGCAGTCCAATTGATACACTATATGATGTAGCTGCCGGATTCTATGTGGATAGTGATGTCGGTCCTCAAGATTGGGATGGAGAAGCCAGAGCAGAGGATGATGTCAGCGGTTATTATGCGGGAGAAGGTTATGAATTTGCCTATACCCGCGACTATGATGGAGATGGAGGATTGAGTCCGCATTGGATAGCATCAAAAATATTCCCTCAGGAAGACCAAAACTTTGCTTGTTACGCATGGGAAAGAGGAGATGGACCTAACGATCGAAGACCGAGAAGAATACCACCACTTGCAGGATTAACAACATCGAATGAGAAATATTGGTTATTAACGGGCAGGAATGCCAACCAAGATAAATTCGATACTTTGAGACCGGAAGACTGGATACCGGGAATGGAACCACATTACGAACAAACTGAGCCACACGATACTAGATTTCTCTATTCCATATACGGAGATATGCAGGGCTATGATGAGCCGACCTCATTTTCGCTTAATTTAGCTCCCGGAGAAAGTATAACCCTCAATGGCGTTATCTTCTTAGGTGATGATCTTGATGATCTTAAGAGTAAAAGTTTATTAGCCCAAGCTTTTTATGATTCGGGGTATGATATGTCGATATATGAAGGAATTCCTTTTATCCCCTTCATTATTTCTGCAGAAGTTAGTGGTAATAATCTGCTTGTTCAATGGGTCAAAGACGAAGGTGCAGATACTCAATATATCTATTATAAGCTGAGTTCTGAACCGGATACGGCATGGGAGATAATAGAACTCGATATTGAAGATGATAACTATGTTATCGAAGAACTTACTTTTTATGAGACCTATGATGTTAAAGTTGTGGTCGTTTACGATACAGAAGTTTTAGAATCAGTAACTTGGAAGGTATATTTTCGCCCGGTTTCTATTGATGATGATTATTTGGTTAGTTCAGAACAGAACAGCCATTTGATCGGCAACTTTCCAAATCCCTTCAATCCTGATACTAAAATAGTTTTCTATCTTGAGAAACCTTCGGACGTTAAATTGCAGATCTTCAATATCAAAGGGCAATTAGTAACGACATTAGTTAATCAGCGATATGAAAGTGGGTTTCACACCTTGGTATGGGATAGTAAAGATTATTCTCAAAAGGAGATGCCGAGTGGGATTTATATCTATCGTTTGATTACTACTGATCTACATGATACTAAAAAGATGTTGTTACTAAAGTAA